ggcagggctgcaaaGCGACCGCCACTTTCAAACCCACTGCCCCAGTACCAGCAAAACCGAGATGTGGATGCTGGTGGAGAATCATGACCTCCATGCCTACAGGATGATTTGTGGCTTATCCAGGCTTGCATAGACCTTTTTTTGAATGTGCAGAAAGCAGGATTCAGTAAAGCCACCTGGTCTACACCAGAGCTCTTGTGCTACATCCAGCCACAAGTATCACAGCCCCATAGGTGCTCAGCCATGTCTACTGCTCAGGACATCCTCCATGAGAGTATTAGGATGTTTGTGAGGTTGAGATGTTTGTGAGGCTCCCTCCCGAAGAATGGTCCTTGCGAGCTGTTCCAGTGATGGAGGCAGAAGAGTAGGATGCTCCTTTCTGTATCTAGGGTTTGGTGACACACTTTGTCCCAGGGGATGATCCCAGGATCTGGACAGGTGCCCCCACCCCGGAATaaaaaggttttttcctttttttgcctcctCTAGGCTCTTGAGGATGGGCTGCTCCTCCATGCTACAAAGACCTCGAGCACAGGCAGGTGATGGAGCTGGGGGCTGGAATCTGAGATGGGAGCAAGACCCTAGGGCCAGCGCTTTGGGGCGGTGTGTTACAGCAGCAAAACTGGAGACTCCCACGGGCAGGGAGAGGCTTTTCACTTTTCAAATGCTCCCAACGTGCAATCTGCAGGTTTGTTCTTTGAGGAAAAGCCATCCGAAAAATCACATCCTCCTGCTGCTTcgcccataatttttttttttttttttttttttttgtgatctgcAGAGCTTTTTCTGAGTCAGGTGAGGCTCAAAAAACCAGGTTCCCTGCATTACGGTGACTCTGAGGCATAGGATGCAAAGGTTTTACAGTCAGAGGAGGTTACCCTTCTCCTCTGTGGCTTTTCCCAATGAACGTGAGCGTAAGCTTGTGTAAAACCTTCATGCAGATTGCCTTGCGGAACCGAGTTTAGTGAATCAAGCAAATTAaaaaggctctgcagagccacCTTGTGCCCATCAAAAGCATTCTGGAAGAACGCAGCAGTTTAAAGGCAGGGAGTCTGAATAAAATATACACAATTTATTTATAGGAGGTTTATAGCTGTACAACGTTGCCTTTCTGATCGGACCACTCTCTGATCTTGTGCAGCGTGACACGTCAGTGCCTTTGGAGATGAAGACAAGTCACAGCCTGTTTTAACATGCAGacatcaaaaagaaaaggatttcacAGAGTGTAATGGCAGACTACTTGCAACCATTGAAATGATTAACaaaagagatggaaaataaatcagagacACGTCCTACAAGACCTGGAGGGGACTGGAAAGTGCTCAtcagctctgccctcccctcagacaaaaaaaaaccctgaatattTCTGTCTACTTCATTCAACGAGAAAAGGCATCAACATTAGGAAAGGCGTTTCAATAACTGCCCTCCCCCATCTGCTCAAACAacacaagaccaaaaaaaagcaacaaaggtAATTTTTGTTATTCCATTGGAAATGTCGGGAGAAGAAAACTGCTCCTCTAACTTttcaaaagttttcagaaaaaaggacaaatattaCTGGTATTAAGACATTTTGGTCCTGATATAGTatgttgattctttttttttgaagaagcagCTGTTAAAGAGCTGCTTTTCCTCTCTTTATGGCTTGATTCTCTGTAGGAAGGAAGGAGGCTGCCCATGGGTACCCCTCGGCAAGCTTCAGCGCCGTTCCTTGGGGATCACGGTGCGGTTTGGCACATGTCAGGGCACTCCTGGCCAAATGGCTCTCATTTGCTGAAGCTACCAGTAGCCCGATTTCCTGAGAAAACAAGGCTAATGCAGGCAGGCTGGCTACCCCCATCTGATGGTGATGGTGCAAAGCTCCTGTGATGTTCCTCTGATGTTCTCCCTTAGCTAAATAGCTCTTCTCCCTGCCAGGTGAGGTATCTTTGGGCATCACAGTCCCTCTCACATACCACTCTGAACATGAGCCTGTGAGATCTTCTCCTAAGACCTAAATCATGCCTTCTAGCCCCACAATGctgcttccatttatttttcagtgatgagtcccatgaacaaaaccagaataaaatcaAAGTATCTCTGAATCGGTCTGCCCAAATTCAAGGATTTGCTTTGACCTTAGGGTGAAAATGTCACTTTATCAAATTAGGAGCCAATTCCGCAAGATGCTGAACTAACCCAGGTCCCAGTGATGGCACCAGGAGTTGGAGGGTGCTCAGCACAAGCCAGGAATAATTGGGACCTGGAAAGAGCATCCTGTGGGCCACTGCTTGCCTCAAAGTCCTGGAAAACAAGACCTAAGAAAATAAGCAATTTGGTCAAAAACCAAATTCATAACCACAGGAGGTAAACTCTGAAGATGAGGAAAGGGGAACAACAGCCTACAAAAATCGATGAAGTTGTACCGTACGCTTCTGGATGCACCAAGAATTGAGCTGGCAGCTAATGTGACTTTGGGGAACATCTTCTCACGTTGCAGACTTAGCAGATCTTtagggactttttaaaaaaacacagactTGCAGCACAAACATGGGCATTTAGAAGGGCAAACAGAAAACCCTACTGGCTATGACAAAAGAAAGCTTTCCTGTTCACTTGTTCTTGCAGGCAGAGGATTCTTGTCAGGCCAATATTTACCAGGATTACAAGATTACATCATGAGTATTCATTTCCACTTGCACGCAGGTGACTGCAAAAGATTTGCTTGTTAGAAAATCTGACAGAAAAATCCCTTAGCTTGCACCATTTTTAAAGGCACacgaataaaaaaaaacccaacctaacaacaggaggaaaaacatgCTTTGAAACCTGCCCCGATCAGCTGCTGACAGGCCAGGCAAGGGTTTGTGGTTTGGCTTAGCTGGGATGGTTTATAAGAAGCCGGATTCTGCCACCCAGTGGAATAAGGAAGATAAACCCAGTCTTCATGGCAAACAGGAGCAGAGGATGGCCCTAGACGTGGCCCCGAGGATGCATTTGGGTTGTGCTTGTGAGACTGGCTCTGGCACTGCGCAACTCATCCTCCAGGCCAGGAGACTGGAAATTAATGGTGAAAAATAGACACTGGTATGAATTAATTATTCCCAGCATTTTCAGGCTGCACTGGGAGCAGTAGTCCTCTTCTCTCCTCTAGCACAAGCTAAAATcccactatttttttaaaagaatttgggAAAGCGAGGCACTGAGACATGATGCACTGTATGCAGCAGTAAAAATGGTGCCCATTGAGCAAAGCTCCCCATCCCTTGGACCTGATGCTTTGGCCTTCAGAGGAACTGATCTCCTCTTATCTAAACACTGAACGGCCCCAGCAGACAACCCACCCCAACCACGGGGGTGAGCTCTTGGGATGGGGACTGCATGAAGACATGGAATCAGCGGGCACCAGGGCAGGTCGAGAGGCACATGCCGGAGCTGAGTCCAGACCGATTCAAAAACTTGACCCCAGAAAACAGTTGTCCCACCATGGTTGTTGGCATCTTTGCATCCTTCAGAGTTGCATGGGGTTGAACAAGACTCAGGAGGAGACAGCTCATCCCTAAAATGATGGAGCCAGTAGTCTTGTTGCCCCTGTGGATTTGGGACTGCCTTGCTGCATTTTCCTTCCAGTCGCAGTATGCAAACCCATACCCAGAAAACATCCAAAAGGCCCCAAtctatttttccccttctcctttgctGAGGTGCCTCCACAGAGAAGCGATTAAATGGCAGTTTCACAGGAGACGACTCCACGCACACTACTCTAAAACCAAGCAGGCACATCGAAGATGCATTGAAGCGGCTGGTGGGACCACAGCGGACACACGTGTGCGTGGTGGCACGTGCGTGCCAGCCCGTGTAAACAAACAGCATCAGGGCATCGTGCTCTGGCTGTCAGGACACACAGCGTGCTCGCGGCGATCCCACGGGGCACACGGCAGCGGTGGGGGCTGCAGAGGACGCCAGCAGGAGGATTGTTGCGGTTCCCCAAAAAGGCACCATTTTTCAACATGGAAAACACAAGATTGGCTCCTTTGAGTGGAATGCATGCATAGTTCATATACACTTTGCAGATGGAAGGTAGGCTctgtgtgtgcgtatatatatatatatgtatgtatgtgtgcatgtttaTATACACATTTGTGGCACCAGAAGAAGAGTCCTTGAGTACTTAGACGTTGGTGAGGATGTTACTGCTCAGCAGCCTCACGGCGATGGTTCCAGAGAGATCGTTTGATCTCCTGTTCCCCTTGTCCTGGAGATGCAGCGTGTGCACTGACTGCCGGTCGCTGGGATCCCCCGTGAGCACCACTTGGCCCAAGAACTCGTCGCTTATTAAGTTGTGGTTCCAGATCtggggaaacaaaacagacatGAGGGCAGCTCCTTGAGGGATGCAGCCAACTTTCACGCACCGAAGAGGAGAAGGGGTTGTTGGGGACCTGCTCTGAGCTGGAGCCGTGGAGGTGGTCGAGGTGTGGGGTGGTTCACTCTGTAACTGAGAGGGGTGAAGGACATGCATTCACCAGTTGTCACGGCTCAGCTGTGGTCGTGAGAGGTTGAGCTGCATGAGCTGATGATGTTCAGCCTTGGGGAACAGACCCGTTGTGGACAGTGTGAGGAGAAGGCAAGTGGGGGGGGGTCCAAGTGAGAGAGGGTCTCCATCCCTCGGCTCACTGCTTGCCTGCTGGATACCTGAACAATGATGGGTTGTCCTGGCTTCTTGCGGTAGAAGAGACCTTTCACGTCAAATTCTGGAGATACCGTGTTCTTCTTCACTGGAGAGCGAACCTTTTGCCCTTCGCACTTCATGATGACATAAGGGTCAGCTcctggggagagaaaaaggaatttttgctTTGTTGTAGCTCCTGTAATTCCTCAGAGCCCTTTTCCAGGGGTGTCATGCAGCAGTTTTTCTCCACACCCCACCAGAGGAGATGGATCTGTGCCAAAGAGTTCATCACACCCCAGATGATGTCCGTGAAGCTCAGCTGATGGGCTCACGCTTACTCCTGTTAGGTGGCATTGTCCCCCGTGTGGCAAGCGGTGATGGACTGCCGAGAAATGGCCACCTCTTCCCTGACCACATATTCTATATAACACTCCTTCATCACCCAAAATCCTCCTGGCCTTTGGGATAAATCTTTCATGGAAGACACTGACCTGCTCACCTCTCCCTTTCAGGATTTGCCCTGCTGAAGGCAGGCAGAAATAAAGCCATGGAGAAGAGAACTGGGCTCACAGAGCTTGTTTCACACAAAGAAACCGAGAGGAACAGCAAGAGCCTTCAAGCTGCAAAACCCCACTTGCTTCTGCTGCAGCTCGTATACTTCCCAGCCAGGCTAACCTTGGCTTTACTTTAAGGTGATAACTAGCTACATCAGCAGGGACTGTGCTTTTCACCCCTATGCACAAATCATTGGCACATCTTAAATTCCTCCCAGATTGAGACTCAAATGCTGCAGGGGTTGTCAGTATAACGACTAACGCTGGGGTAAGAAACATGCTGGGTGGTCAAGGTGATGAGAGATGGCACAATGCTGAGCCAAAATTAAGTTCCAAGATGTGTTAATTTATGAGATCAAAAAATGAGACCCCTGGGGCATTGGGGTGCTCACCAAACCTTGGTGAGCAACCAATGAATGGGGAGCCTTAggatggaaatatatttaaaagacttttaaaaaggtGAAGATGGTTGTTAGAGTATTTGCTTTGGGCAAGAATTGAGGGAGAAGAtcttggacattaggagaaatttctttactgaaagagtggtcaggccttggaacaggctgcccagggaagtggtggagtcaccatccctggaagtatttaaaagacgtgtagatgaggcccttagggacatggtgtagtgggcatggtgtgttgggttgacggttggacacgatgatcttagaggtcttttccaaccttaatgattctatgattctatgattctatgaaaatgtcaAAAAGAATCATTGGTGGCAGTGAGAGACATGGGGAAGAGAAAGATTGGGCATTAGGGGGCAACCAGGGGAAATGAGTGGGAACCAGAGGAGATGAAAGCAGACAAAACGGGTAAGTGGGAAGCCAgaggagaagttcatgaagggaTGTGTAACAGGTCAGTGGGAAAGGAAGGTTATCGCAATATCCCAGCCGGAACAAGACAGTCATGGGGAACAAGCAGGCCACAAAGTTGGAGAGTAAAGTACCAAGTTCAGAGAATACCAGGCTTCAGCTGGACGGTACCTGAGCTTCCAGGAGAGGGAAATAGTCCCTCATTAGTGAACATTTTCCCCTTATGAAACAAGTGCTCGTTTTGGGAATTTCAGTAGAGAATGAGCTATTGCCATGGAAATTTAACCGCCAGAATGCATTTTCTCACCATGAGTTTTAGTGGCTCTGATGGAAACACAGACCAGGTGGATGAGTTTTCTTGTCCAAGGGAAATGTggaaatgaggaggaagaaaccacCCCCTCCTGAGGGCCAGGGATTTAAGGACCACATCTTTGATTGCCAGACCACCTCCTTGCTAGCTTTCTGTTTGCAAGGACCTGGCTCCTCTGGTGAGACACAGCTGCTGGATTTCACAGCTGTTTTTCCAAACTAGCCTTGTCTTTTGGGATGTCCCATTAAATTCTCATATTCCATCAGCTGGAGCCAAATTCCTATCTGTAAATCACTATTTCCAAAGTAGTGTGAAAGGCCTGGGCCGGGAGATGCGAGAGATGCCATTGCACTGGAAAGCACCACACATGCAGGCTGTTGGTGGTGGGAGCtgaacagctggaaagcagctggaaGAAAGCCATTCCCAAGGGCCTtttgctgaaaaaatgttttatggcTCCAGAATCCACATGTACCTTTGTCTGAAGGAAAGATAAAGCTCCTTGTTTCTGTGAACAGTTCAGAGACCTTTGGCTACAGATTTCCCTGCATTGCTACAGATACACTGAGCTATTGTGAGTAACCCAAGAAAAAACAACCTACCTAGGGTAAAATTCCCTCCCCAAACACCAGACAGGATAGAAGGAGTCTCTCTGTGGCATGTGATAAATAAGCAAATTGGGGTTGCCCTTGCCCTACGGAAGGATCCTGCTCATTACTTTCGGGGCTCTAGTGGTACGGAGCCCTGACAATAATGCttgggtgaaaaaaaaaccaaaacattttaattaagtttttaatttagattttttaaattttcagctttCAATTTTTATACTTTAAATTTGGCTTGAAAGTGCCTGGCTAAACCTTGCCACATTCAACACATGTCCTTGACTCAGGAAATGGGGGAGAAAGGCCAGGATCTGGTCTGTTCCCATGGTGGAAAGGCATTTGCTTCTCTAATCGCAACTTCTAGACCTTTCATCCCTACTTCAATGATCTCCCAGTACAAGTCATCACTACCCCTGGGTTTCTTGGTCCAGATGCCCCAGGAGGACTGAACATGGGGCTCTTGCCATGAGCTTCTGTGTGGCTGCAGGACATGGTGAGGcatggtgctgctgctgtttttcatgcAAGAGAAATGTTGGATATCAAAATTGCATCAGAGCAGGGTAGGACCATGCAAATGAACCTTTAGAAGACCAAGGAGGCAGAAACACAGTGAGCTGTGCTGGTGGTGGCTCAGGTCATCTCAGAGGGCTCCTAGGAGCCAAGCGTGGAGCAGGACTTAGAGGAAATAGAGGGAGAGGCTCTTGATCCATACCATCCCAAAATGAGCTAGATTTGACCTACCCTGTACTGATAGACATTTATCCAGTCTCCGGTGATGAACACTACCCCAACACATCAGCCTGTTCCATTGCTCCTCTGTCCTTCCTactaaaaagcttttaaatacgATTCCTGACTTTTACAGCTGCTCATACTCAGGAGGAAAGTGTGGATTTGGGGAAGTTTTGGGAGGATCTCCCGAGGATCTTAGACAACAGCCTAAATATAACAGCTCCCAGATCATGTCCACAGCAAGGAGTTTGATTCTCCATGgattttctccttctctggtGTCTGAATCAGGCatgttcactgaaaaaaatatctgagGACATAACAAATCCCACCTCATGAAACCaccttccccttttcccactgAAGCAACCATCTCCCAACTTCTCCAGGACTAGACAACAGGCAGGGAAAGACCAGTACCTCCTTGGGAGTCCTGATTCTTGAGCCCGGCTGCAGCGAGGACATGGATTTGGGATACCACTTGCGGGTAACCACACATCCCGCTCCAGCAGGTGTGTGGTGGCTCATCCAGCGTCAGCTCTCTGCAGGGAAAAACATGTGGCCTTTGAGAGGCGCCCAGCCTTATCCCATGGGCAGACCAGAGAGTTTGCTCTAGCAGGATGGAAGGAGCATAGTCCATGTCCACTATCAGACTCTGTTCCCCACTCCGACCTCCTCAACCTGGGTTTGGGATGCTCTCCCATGTCATGCTTAGAAGCAGAATGGGAGCTTCTCTGCATGTCTGTGGTGAGACCTGTAAAGATCCCCTGTCTCTTGGCCACCCTTGAAAGGAAGCCAAACACCAGCTCCAGGCAAGCCTATGACCAACTCCAGTCAGAAAAACCACATCTCAAAAGCACGAGGCTGTCTCCAAATAGCCAGCTCCTCCCCATCACTGCTCTTGCTCCTTACCGGCAATCTGAAGGCACATCTGTGAAAATCCTGAGAAGGAACTCGCCTACATGACCGGGGTCAAAagtggtggggatgataacgtaGCGGCCTTCCTTCAAGTCCGTCCTCAGGAAGACGCTACGGGAGTTGATGTAAATGGAGCTAGCCACCTTCTGCTGGAGGGTGTGCATCCGGTAGTTCCTGTTCAGCTCCACCTGGGCAGAGACCACAGCAGGACGGTCAGCACTGACTGACAATGTATTGGTATCCACCTTGGGGGGCCAGACTGCGAGGACTGACCCCACAGCGCTGGGAGAGCTGGAGTTAAGAGAACCAGCAAAATGGTCCCAACTGGGTTGGATGGAAAATAAGTGTGGATGTGGCTCTCCCAACTCTGTTGACTCAGGGACTCATTCTCTCTTGCATCCCAGATTGACACTGGGGGCCCAGCAAGTAACACATAAGGATCACTCTAACGGATTTCAACATTTGGAGGTAACAGACTAACGGTTGCTTTTAGCAAGGAGAACTTGTCCATGCTGTCACTGTTCACCTCTGAAATCTCTCGTCATCTCTAGCGGGGGGCAGGCTGTGCTGAAGGCACCCCAGAGGCACCCAGATAATGTTTAAATGAACAATACCAATGGTCATGCAGGACGGATGTATCACTCCACCACTAACAAATTTATGGGGGTATTCAGGCCAACATGCAGGAACCACGATCTACCTTATGGATATCAAAGCCTATGGCCAAGTTCTCTCCTTTGCCTTCTTTGCGACTGGTCCTTTTTGGCTTCTGCTGGATGGAGATCAGCACTTCATCTTCTGCCTTCTTCACATCAAACACGTACTAGAAGCAAAGGGAGGAAGGTAAGGGAGGACTTCTACTAAGACAGGATCACTGGGCATGGGTGGGGGTGGACACACAGTAGAGTTaatctcagcttctcctcacccGCCTCACTGCAGGGACAGCCTGGCTTCAGTACCAGCATTGAGAGCCCCTACCCACTCCTCTTGGGAACTGGCATCATCTTGTCAAGCCAGACACCTTTTTGACTCATCTTAGAAAAAGACTGGGAAATCCAGTCTTTGAATTGCTCGGCAGAATCCAAGGAGTCTAGATGCAGTCTCATACCAGAAACTTTCACCCCTTGCAGTCTGCCACAAGTCCTCCTACAACGCATGTATGGAGGAACCGATGTTCACAGAGACCTAAGATCAAGGCTAATACAGAGCTGGAAGCAGGAAACAACTTTCCCACATCCTTGATGACAACTCCTGCAATGGACCAGACCATCCTTCATCTGCTTGTTAGATGAAGGACTCACAAGAACTTGTCTCATGTTACTGAGAATCGCAGTTCAGAGCAGGACAGGACAGAAGAGTTTGTTCCAGGAGATGAACTTCAGAGTAAGGCCTTTTCTGAAGGCCAAGCTAGAAGGAAATGGTCCTATAAACGATACCTGTCCCGGTAAATTTAACAGTGCCAAGGTTTGGGCAAAGGAACTGGAATTTGATCATTCAGACATCCAAATAGTTGGAAATGATTCCTGGCCCTGTTTGACGGCACCAGCTAACACTGCTACCCTGTGGCACGGTTTGCTGTTTCCTAGGGCCAGGACACTCTACACCAGGCACTTGGATGCAGTCTCCCTGATAAGAGCGGTAAGGTTAATAGAGTTGGTCTGGATGCTGGTCATGCTGTGCCAGCGGTCTCAGCCAGAGAATGGTCATGAGCACATTTAATCTACTAGAGTTCTGGTAGCCATTTTGGCCTTCTAGGTCCCTCTAGGAGATTTAAACACTTGGAAGCACATGTGAAAGCTCCAGAAGGTCCTCTGCTCCATGACTCACTTGGGGGTTCTGCAAAAAGGTGTCCTTGTGGTTGATACAGCCTCCAGAGCGGTTCTTCAAGGGGTCACTGTTTCTGGTCCACGCCCCGTGTAGCACTGCCTCCTCCCAGGTCTTGTGGATGCTCAGGTAGGACGTGTTGATGAGACGGCACTTGATGATGTCCGTGAAGTATTTGCAGAAATCTTCAAAGGTCATCCTAAGTCAGGAAAGGACAGAGCTGGGTTATGCTTCATTCCCCCGAACAGTACGCTGCAGGGATTTTCTTGGTCACCTGTTTGAGACAGTGTGTGGGTAGCCTCTGATGGCTGATGAATAAGAAAAGAGATGGAGATACCTTTCTCCGTGCATGCAGTAAATAATTCTTCCGTTTAAACACTAGAGCTATGTGTTTTGGAGTGGGAGAAGCAGAGTAGTGGCCCTTCCTCCACACATGGGTACATGTTGTATTGAAACGTACCTGGTGAGGCTGTTAAGTTCAGCACATTCCTAACAGGTTCCTGGTGAAATAGTTTGGACCCAGTGTGATACAGAGCAGCATGGCCATCCAAAGCTAATACCCACGGGCTCAAGGAGGAGGCTTCACTAAAGATTCGAGGGCTTGGAAGGCCGTTTGCTCTGGATAGCTGTATGCATGGAAATGACTCACATGCTTCATGGGGTGGGAGGACTCTGTGAGCGTGGCCCATGGCAATAACCCCAGGAGGGACTCACCAGAACTCTCCGTCGTCTTCCACCGTCATCCCCatcttctctctctcacttttaCTCACTTTCTGCCACTCCTCAGAGCTGTGGGAAGAGTACAGGATCATTACTGCGAGGGCAAAGGGACACACAAGAATTCAAGAGGCTACTTGGCCTCGGCAGCATCTCTCAAGGGCACAAGGCCTGTATGAAGCTCCAGCCATACAACCCGTCCCTACACTGCTCTGGTTAGCTCATCTTCCAAACATGGGGGGACTGCAGCATGGCTTGGAGCTTCAACTTCCTTCCTGACCAGTGGAGCTGAATCCAGCTTGGCAAAATTTTGTTTGGCCGGTACAATCACAACCCTATCAGTGAAGATAACAAAATGGACTCTGGCCAAAGGCTCTGGTTATACCAGCCCTTGGTTCTTCATCCCACCCACAGACACTGCAGCAGTCAGTGGTGGCAGGGATTGATTCTGTTGGGTGCTATTTTTGCTGCAATAAGAGTGGGAGTGGAAAGGTGAGCTATAATCATCCTTCACTAGTGTGAACATGCTGGCAATTTCTCCACAACACCCACAGAGTCTTAATGAGAAGGTCTGCCAAGCTGAGCCACCCTCCTGCTGACCTCCAGGGACCCCAGGGCAAGGAATGAATCTACCCCAGTGAAATAGTAGGCTTAGGACATGGGTTGAAGCAGCATCCCACAGCTGCCTATACAACGTTATCCTATGGGTGTGGATGTAGTCAAATTGCCTCATGTCTCAAGGCTTGCTCCAACCCAGCTTTTCCCACCAAAaaaaggtgctgctgctgctcatcctAACTCACGTGTCACTCCAAGGGCCGTTCCACTCCCGCTCACCCCACGGGTTGCGCATGCGGATCATGTCCAGCTTCTCCGACTTGAAGAAGGACAGCAGGCCATGGCCCAGGCGGACCTTCCGCACATCCGTCACCGCGTACGCGTGGCCCTTCACCAGTCCGCAGGCCAGGCGGGCCTCCATGTCAGCCGCTGACATGGCCTGGGCAGGGGGACACAGACAGTGTAAGACAGGGGGATGTGACCGCCTTTGCAGGGACTGGATGAAAAAGGAGCTCAGATTTCCTCACAGGTTTCTCTGAGCCAAAAAGAAGAGCACCAATGCTCGGGGAGAGAGCCAGTTGCCTCGGCAGATGTATCAGATACCATTTTAGGTGCTAGATCCTTCCTGGTCTTCATCTGCTCTATGAGGTCTCTGAGCTCCCATGCTGTCAACCAATAAAGTTGATTCTACTGGTTATAATGGGAGGTCCGGCACCCAGTGTTTATAGAGATGTCCACATGCAGACACCAAAACACCCATTTCAAGGGTTGTGGGATGAATCTGGGCTCTTGGACATAGCAATGAGGAATAAAGAGGACTGGCATCCAGGCTTGACACCTTTTGCCATCCACAAGAAGAAGTAGGAACCCTTGGCCATAATTTATCTGATCTAATTTAGAAGTCTCCGACAGTGTAAGACAACTGCATCCTAAAATGCCTATTCCCCTGAGACCCTGACCATACAGGTAACGTTGCTTACTTTGATGGAGCAGCTGATGAGGCCTCCCCGGTTGTGCACCTTCAATACGCGCTCAAAGAGGAGGTTTCGCTTGGCTTCATCAGCAATGTAGTCCCCTTCAGTCAGGTCAATAGGTTCAGAGATCCCA
This genomic interval from Calonectris borealis chromosome 1, bCalBor7.hap1.2, whole genome shotgun sequence contains the following:
- the CAPN5 gene encoding calpain-5, which encodes MFSSVKPYENQRYASLKKECQRRKQLFEDPLFPANDDSLFYKSRIQGIQWKRPKDICDDPYLFVDGISSHDLHQGQVGNCWFVAACSSLASRESLWQKVIPDWKEQEWNPEKPESYVGIFHFQFWRFGQWLDVVIDDRLPTLHNQLIYCHSNSRNEFWCALVEKAYAKLSGCYEALDGGNTADALVDFTGGISEPIDLTEGDYIADEAKRNLLFERVLKVHNRGGLISCSIKAMSAADMEARLACGLVKGHAYAVTDVRKVRLGHGLLSFFKSEKLDMIRMRNPWGEREWNGPWSDTSEEWQKVSKSEREKMGMTVEDDGEFWMTFEDFCKYFTDIIKCRLINTSYLSIHKTWEEAVLHGAWTRNSDPLKNRSGGCINHKDTFLQNPQYVFDVKKAEDEVLISIQQKPKRTSRKEGKGENLAIGFDIHKVELNRNYRMHTLQQKVASSIYINSRSVFLRTDLKEGRYVIIPTTFDPGHVGEFLLRIFTDVPSDCRELTLDEPPHTCWSGMCGYPQVVSQIHVLAAAGLKNQDSQGGADPYVIMKCEGQKVRSPVKKNTVSPEFDVKGLFYRKKPGQPIIVQIWNHNLISDEFLGQVVLTGDPSDRQSVHTLHLQDKGNRRSNDLSGTIAVRLLSSNILTNV